In Apteryx mantelli isolate bAptMan1 chromosome 26, bAptMan1.hap1, whole genome shotgun sequence, a single window of DNA contains:
- the CPLANE2 gene encoding ciliogenesis and planar polarity effector 2: MDAAPGSVVEPGWLLSPEGRQHRDAILHKDRRRVFGLLERPVLPPPLATATAAYKLFVSGKSGVGKTALVAKLAGAEVPAAHHETLGIEATTVYWPAKLRDTGRPVMFQLDFWDCGEAALKKFDHILPACKEEADGVLFLFSFTDRSSFEDLPGQMARVTRPEENLVRVVVGTKFDQSPQADVTERDVAAFERTWRLPVLRAHSVPCRRRDAGARAELARVAPLLDALVELLWRRDQVAAGLLPEPADPGSPSPAPLAFPAQ; the protein is encoded by the exons ATGGACGCGGCGCCGGGCTCGGTGGTGGAGCCGGGCTGGCTGCTCTCGCCCGAGGGCCGGCAGCACCGGGACGCCATCCTGCACAAGGACCGCAGGAGAGTTTTCG GCTTGCTGGAGCGcccggtgctgccgccgccgctggccACCGCCACGGCCGCCTACAAGCTCTTCGTCTCGGGCAAGAGCGGCGTGGGCAAGACGGCGCTGGTGGCCAAGCTGGCGGGCGCGGAGGTGCCGGCCGCGCACCACGAAACGCTGG GCATCGAGGCCACCACGGTGTACTGGCCGGCGAAGCTGCGCGACACCGGGCGCCCCGTCATGTTCCAGCTTGATTTTTGGGACTGCGGCGAAGCGGCGCTGAAGAAATTCGACCATATTCTCCCG GCCTGCAAGGAGGAGGCCGACGGcgtcctcttcctcttctctttcaccGACCGCTCCTCCTTCGAGGACCTGCCGGGCCAGATGGCCCGCGTGACGCGGCCGGAGGAAAACCTCGTCCGGGTGGTCGTCGGCACCAA GTTTGACCAGTCGCCGCAGGCGGACGTGACGGAGCGCGATGTGGCGGCCTTCGAGCGCACCTGGCGGCTGCCCGTGCTGCGGGCGCACAGCGTGCCGTGCCGGCGCCGCGACGCCGGGGCCCGCGCCGAGCTGGCCCGGGTCGCCCCGCTGCTCGACGCCTTGGTCGAGCTGCTCTGGCGCCGCGACCAGGTGGCCGCCGGCCTCCTCCCCGAACCCGCGGACCCCGGGAGCCCCTCACCGGCGCCTCTGGCCTTTCCCGCCCAGTAA